In Desulfovibrio sp. Fe33, one DNA window encodes the following:
- a CDS encoding DUF1614 domain-containing protein, whose translation MYPYFQYSGGILPALLLLVALFFLFVFLPVSLVADAFSKLGLTPAQGVLMFIAILLGRMVNIPVHTSERLVVVSKPRTVSFGMDEGGRPVRIEAGGESELKKQVFAINVGGFLMPLLLSITFIIRQHMIFQADGVYPWIGFVMLMVAGGCYAMSKPDPFTGIRIPLVLPALITFLCVYFFVPQEYRPVAAYVAGTMGAVLGGNIVPLLVPRTRNQVGTPLVSIGGPGTFGGVFVAGILSVLLA comes from the coding sequence ATGTATCCGTATTTTCAATATTCCGGCGGCATCCTCCCCGCGTTGCTTCTTCTGGTGGCGCTTTTCTTTCTGTTCGTCTTTTTGCCCGTGTCTCTGGTGGCCGACGCCTTTTCCAAGCTGGGGCTGACCCCGGCACAGGGAGTGCTCATGTTCATCGCTATCCTGCTCGGGCGCATGGTCAATATTCCGGTCCATACCAGCGAGCGTCTGGTGGTGGTCAGCAAGCCCCGCACCGTCAGCTTCGGCATGGACGAGGGCGGCCGTCCCGTGCGCATCGAGGCGGGTGGTGAGAGCGAGCTGAAGAAGCAGGTTTTCGCCATCAATGTGGGCGGTTTTCTCATGCCCCTGCTTTTGAGCATTACCTTCATCATACGCCAGCACATGATTTTTCAGGCGGACGGGGTGTACCCGTGGATCGGTTTCGTCATGCTCATGGTCGCGGGCGGGTGCTACGCCATGTCCAAGCCCGATCCGTTCACCGGCATACGCATCCCCCTGGTTCTGCCCGCCCTGATAACCTTCCTGTGCGTATATTTCTTCGTGCCCCAGGAGTACCGCCCCGTGGCCGCCTATGTGGCCGGAACCATGGGGGCCGTGCTCGGCGGCAATATCGTCCCGCTTCTGGTGCCGCGCACCCGCAACCAGGTGGGCACGCCGTTGGTCTCAATCGGCGGTCCCGGCACTTTCGGCGGCGTGTTCGTGGCCGGTATCCTGTCGGTTCTGTTGGCCTGA
- a CDS encoding MogA/MoaB family molybdenum cofactor biosynthesis protein produces MSCKNLNLRLAAPVQRGGLIHLCSAAGGAFPAPLVMDAIRPGLRAGDRLTGEGGAFLVRSSGWLPGGAEAASRPLYLVEALDDMTPGEGRFEVSRTGYALAWITLSDKGARGERVDESGPLVGRLVAEALELNCVQGFVIPDEEGELKALLADLALTQGFDLILTTGGTGVAPRDVSPEATLAVIEKRLPGYERAMTAASLAKTPQGAISRAVAGTLGRAVIVNMPGSPKAVAECLAPLLPTFRHTLEKLQGDPSDCAVLRRD; encoded by the coding sequence ATGTCCTGCAAGAATCTGAATCTGCGGCTGGCGGCCCCCGTACAACGGGGCGGTCTTATTCATCTTTGTTCCGCCGCCGGGGGAGCTTTTCCCGCCCCCCTGGTCATGGATGCGATTCGTCCCGGCCTGCGCGCGGGCGACCGGCTGACCGGAGAGGGCGGCGCATTCCTGGTCCGTTCGTCGGGATGGCTGCCCGGGGGGGCGGAAGCCGCGTCCCGTCCCCTGTATCTCGTCGAGGCCCTCGACGACATGACGCCTGGCGAAGGCCGTTTCGAAGTTTCGCGCACCGGCTACGCCCTGGCGTGGATCACCCTGAGCGACAAGGGGGCCAGGGGCGAGCGGGTGGACGAGTCCGGCCCGCTGGTGGGCAGACTCGTGGCGGAGGCCTTGGAACTGAATTGCGTGCAGGGATTCGTCATCCCGGACGAGGAGGGTGAGCTCAAAGCCCTCCTGGCCGATCTGGCCCTGACCCAGGGCTTCGATCTCATCCTGACCACGGGCGGCACCGGAGTAGCTCCTCGGGACGTCTCTCCCGAAGCTACACTGGCGGTCATCGAGAAAAGGCTGCCGGGCTACGAGCGGGCCATGACCGCGGCCAGTCTGGCCAAGACCCCGCAAGGGGCCATTTCCCGCGCCGTGGCCGGAACCCTGGGGCGCGCGGTCATCGTCAACATGCCGGGCAGTCCCAAGGCTGTGGCCGAATGCCTCGCGCCGCTGCTGCCGACCTTCCGCCACACATTGGAGAAGCTTCAGGGCGATCCGTCCGACTGTGCTGTGTTGCGCCGCGATTGA
- a CDS encoding TolC family protein, with product MNRTRFLFLAFILSTVLASAGIVSAQDADPAMSSAATDDISGPYDLERCVQRALTANPNMQAIRAQLKGAEFGQRSALGQFGPTLGGAYGYTHYNRGNSYSGKEDDWVASLNLSQPIFQGFNLLANWQKAKLNRESTEASLTNVELTLIESVQANFLSLLKARMDVKSAEDSVARLESQLKVTNAFYEVGLRPKAEVLDAEVDLATAKQLLLKSRNNVSTQEAQLNTLLNIPLESPVQYVGELKYIPFDLTLRDCLTRAYANRPDLIIGQKSVEIAQKDVTMSESSFYPSVTGRWDYVTRGDDPSVSGSGYYSESASEYWTAGVDASMEIFQWGADYYDSKRYDEMVNQMQADLENTRLNAGFEVKSSILNLQEAADRITVAKKSVVAAEEAYRMAVARYQAQVGTNTDVLNAQERLSLAEAQLSQAMADYGTAVSKLYVAMGEKNLGLKEVK from the coding sequence ATGAACCGTACCCGGTTTTTGTTTTTGGCTTTTATCCTCTCGACCGTCCTGGCTTCGGCCGGCATTGTTTCCGCTCAGGATGCCGATCCCGCCATGAGCAGCGCGGCAACGGACGACATCTCCGGTCCGTACGACCTTGAGCGATGCGTTCAGCGGGCCTTGACGGCCAATCCGAACATGCAGGCCATCCGAGCCCAGTTGAAGGGCGCGGAATTCGGCCAGAGGTCCGCATTGGGCCAGTTCGGTCCGACTTTGGGCGGCGCTTACGGGTACACCCATTACAATCGGGGCAATAGCTACAGCGGCAAGGAAGATGATTGGGTCGCCTCCTTGAATCTTTCCCAGCCGATCTTCCAGGGCTTCAACCTCCTGGCCAACTGGCAGAAGGCCAAGTTGAACAGGGAGTCCACCGAGGCTTCGCTGACCAATGTGGAATTGACCCTGATCGAGTCCGTCCAGGCCAACTTCCTGTCCCTGCTCAAGGCGCGCATGGACGTCAAGAGCGCCGAGGATTCGGTTGCCCGCCTGGAGTCTCAGCTCAAAGTGACCAACGCTTTTTACGAAGTCGGTCTGCGGCCCAAGGCCGAGGTCCTGGACGCGGAGGTCGACCTGGCCACCGCCAAGCAGTTGCTTCTCAAATCGCGCAACAATGTCTCCACCCAGGAGGCCCAGCTCAACACCTTGCTGAACATTCCCCTGGAATCCCCGGTTCAGTACGTGGGCGAACTGAAATACATTCCTTTTGATCTGACCCTGAGGGATTGCCTGACCAGGGCCTACGCGAACCGTCCCGACCTGATTATCGGCCAGAAGAGCGTGGAAATTGCCCAGAAGGACGTGACCATGTCCGAGAGCAGCTTCTATCCCTCGGTCACCGGTCGTTGGGATTACGTCACCCGCGGCGACGATCCGTCCGTCAGCGGCTCCGGCTACTACTCCGAATCGGCCAGTGAATACTGGACCGCCGGAGTGGACGCCTCCATGGAAATCTTCCAGTGGGGAGCCGACTACTACGATTCCAAGCGCTACGACGAGATGGTCAATCAGATGCAGGCCGACCTGGAAAACACCCGGCTCAACGCAGGGTTCGAGGTCAAGAGCTCCATCCTGAATCTGCAGGAGGCGGCCGATCGCATTACCGTGGCCAAGAAGTCCGTGGTGGCTGCCGAGGAGGCCTACCGCATGGCCGTGGCCCGCTATCAGGCGCAGGTCGGCACCAACACCGACGTGCTCAACGCTCAGGAGCGTCTGAGCCTGGCCGAAGCG